In one Candidatus Bathyarchaeota archaeon genomic region, the following are encoded:
- a CDS encoding TRAM domain-containing protein: protein MEKTCSICGKTGSLDSLIKIGLEYFHRGCLEQKLLFLNLVSNNDSNATQTPKTQPPKITKPPPVEKGKEYVVTIEGITRNGEGKAKIKGFTILVPCTRVGSQVKVKITEVNPNFAVAKIETQKMPKNVKIRELKPGMKGVNVKARVIELSEARQVVTRFGNICQVACAILGDETGAMKWTLWNQQIQAVSIGDVVQIEDAQVTRFRNETQLSVGKRGRINTVKDTHFPSLEKLKKRFGLMTNTQLTSKPNI, encoded by the coding sequence CATAGAGGATGTCTGGAGCAAAAACTCCTCTTTCTAAATCTGGTCTCAAATAATGATTCCAACGCGACTCAGACACCCAAAACGCAACCTCCCAAAATAACTAAACCTCCACCTGTAGAGAAAGGAAAAGAATACGTGGTCACAATTGAGGGAATCACCCGAAACGGGGAAGGCAAAGCAAAGATCAAGGGCTTTACGATTCTCGTCCCTTGCACCCGAGTGGGTAGCCAAGTGAAAGTTAAAATTACTGAGGTTAACCCAAACTTTGCGGTAGCAAAAATTGAAACACAAAAGATGCCGAAGAATGTAAAAATTAGAGAGTTAAAACCCGGAATGAAGGGGGTTAACGTAAAGGCTAGAGTTATTGAACTTTCAGAAGCAAGACAAGTCGTGACTAGATTCGGTAACATCTGCCAAGTTGCATGTGCCATACTCGGTGACGAAACTGGAGCCATGAAATGGACCCTATGGAACCAACAGATACAGGCAGTTTCAATCGGCGACGTCGTCCAAATTGAAGACGCGCAAGTAACCAGATTTAGAAATGAAACCCAGCTGTCTGTAGGAAAACGTGGAAGAATAAATACAGTTAAAGACACTCACTTTCCATCTTTGGAGAAACTTAAGAAAAGATTTGGATTAATGACTAACACTCAACTAACTTCAAAACCAAATATATGA